The following proteins are encoded in a genomic region of Oncorhynchus keta strain PuntledgeMale-10-30-2019 chromosome 8, Oket_V2, whole genome shotgun sequence:
- the LOC118386583 gene encoding N-myc proto-oncogene protein-like isoform X2 → MPAIISKNSDMDFDSLQPCFYPDEDDFYFCGPDSAPPGEDIWKKFELLPTPPLSPSRAALPGELASASVGDWGDSAAGLMSFGLGDPLGCEWTSELLLLPEEDIWGASDGDLFGGSALNNNPNSIIIQDCMWSGFSAREKLERVVTEKLSKAISTAAACGVSKNVTTAAVITTKASELSRSVSECVDPTIVFPFPVNKRNGSSSRCPPGTVPASTAHCSAKETQSDSDEDDDEEDEDEDEEEGEDDSDGEEIDVVTVEKRRGLSPLATGTVTISVRPKTGAASGGVASSGVMSRFVSNRGSAGSNGYGQELILKQSSVHQQQHNYAAPSPYASDDDHAPPSKKHKTSDAPRQPSRTLSSSSSTLTSFGSFTMAMAGSKCKRNASGDSSPRGGSSGNSDSEDSERRRNHNILERQRRNDLRSSFLTLRDHVPELARNEKAAKVLILKKAAEYVSSLEVDELRLTQEKDRLQARRQQLIRRLEQARTR, encoded by the exons ATGCCGGCGATTATAAGTAAAAATTCCGACATGGATTTTGACTCACTACAACCCTGCTTCTATCCTGACGAGGATGACTTCTATTTCTGCGGTCCCGACTCTGCGCCTCCTGGAGAGGACATCTGGAAGAAATTTGAGTTATTGCCTACGCCGCCCCTCTCCCCGAGCCGAGCGGCGCTACCCGGGGAGCTGGCATCCGCGTCCGTGGGGGACTGGGGCGACTCGGCGGCAGGTCTCATGAGTTTTGGATTAGGCGACCCGCTGGGGTGCGAATGGACCTCGGAGCTGCTGCTCCTGCCCGAGGAAGATATTTGGGGTGCGTCGGATGGAGACCTGTTCGGCGGCTCCGCTTTGAATAATAACCCCAACTCAATCATCATTCAGGACTGTATGTGGAGCGGCTTCTCTGCCAGGGAAAAGCTAGAGAGGGTGGTCACAGAGAAGCTAAGCAAAGCCATTTCCACAGCGGCTGCCTGTGGAGTTAGTAAAAATGTCACTACTGCCGCTGTCATCACTACCAAGGCGTCTGAGCTGAGCCGCTCCGTGTCGGAGTGTGTGGACCCCACGATAGTCTTCCCCTTCCCTGTCAACAAAAGAAACGGTAGCAGCAGCAGATGTCCACCTGGTACAGTCCCCGCCTCTACTGCCCATTGTAGCGCCAAGGAAACTCAGAGCGACTCTG ATGAAGACGATGATGAAGAAGATGAGGacgaagatgaggaggagggcgAAGATGACTCGGACGGCGAAGAGATCGATGTGGTCACCGTGGAGAAGCGGCGCGGCTTGTCGCCCTTGGCCACCGGCACGGTCACCATCTCAGTACGGCCGAAGACGGGTGCCGCTTCCGGGGGCGTGGCCTCATCTGGGGTCATGAGCCGATTCGTTAGCAACCGGGGATCAGCGGGGTCAAACGGTTACGGTCAGGAGCTGATCCTGAAGCAGAGTTCGGTCCACCAGCAGCAGCACAACTACGCCGCTCCCTCGCCATACGCCTCTGACGATGATCACGCGCCCCCCTCCAAGAAACACAAGACCTCTGACGCTCCTCGCCAACCTTCCCGCACCCTCTCTTCATCGTCGTCGACCTTAACGTCATTTGGCTCCTTCACAATGGCAATGGCAGGATCCAAATGCAAACGCAACGCCAGCGGTGATAGCAGCCCGCGTGGTGGTTCCTCTGGTAACTCCGACTCCGAAGACTCTGAACGGCGGCGAAACCACAACATCCTGGAACGCCAACGGCGCAACGATCTCCGCTCCAGTTTCCTCACGCTCCGCGACCACGTACCCGAGCTGGCGAGGAACGAGAAGGCGGCTAAGGTGCTGATCTTGAAGAAGGCGGCAGAGTATGTGTCGTCACTGGAGGTGGACGAGCTGCGGCTGACGCAGGAGAAGGACAGGCTGCAGGCGCGGAGGCAACAGCTGATCAGGCGGTTGGAGCAGGCCAGGACTCGCTAA
- the LOC118386583 gene encoding N-myc proto-oncogene protein-like isoform X1, protein MPAIISKNSDMDFDSLQPCFYPDEDDFYFCGPDSAPPGEDIWKKFELLPTPPLSPSRAALPGELASASVGDWGDSAAGLMSFGLGDPLGCEWTSELLLLPEEDIWGASDGDLFGGSALNNNPNSIIIQDCMWSGFSAREKLERVVTEKLSKAISTAAACGVSKNVTTAAVITTKASELSRSVSECVDPTIVFPFPVNKRNGSSSRCPPGTVPASTAHCSAKETQSDSEDEDDDEEDEDEDEEEGEDDSDGEEIDVVTVEKRRGLSPLATGTVTISVRPKTGAASGGVASSGVMSRFVSNRGSAGSNGYGQELILKQSSVHQQQHNYAAPSPYASDDDHAPPSKKHKTSDAPRQPSRTLSSSSSTLTSFGSFTMAMAGSKCKRNASGDSSPRGGSSGNSDSEDSERRRNHNILERQRRNDLRSSFLTLRDHVPELARNEKAAKVLILKKAAEYVSSLEVDELRLTQEKDRLQARRQQLIRRLEQARTR, encoded by the exons ATGCCGGCGATTATAAGTAAAAATTCCGACATGGATTTTGACTCACTACAACCCTGCTTCTATCCTGACGAGGATGACTTCTATTTCTGCGGTCCCGACTCTGCGCCTCCTGGAGAGGACATCTGGAAGAAATTTGAGTTATTGCCTACGCCGCCCCTCTCCCCGAGCCGAGCGGCGCTACCCGGGGAGCTGGCATCCGCGTCCGTGGGGGACTGGGGCGACTCGGCGGCAGGTCTCATGAGTTTTGGATTAGGCGACCCGCTGGGGTGCGAATGGACCTCGGAGCTGCTGCTCCTGCCCGAGGAAGATATTTGGGGTGCGTCGGATGGAGACCTGTTCGGCGGCTCCGCTTTGAATAATAACCCCAACTCAATCATCATTCAGGACTGTATGTGGAGCGGCTTCTCTGCCAGGGAAAAGCTAGAGAGGGTGGTCACAGAGAAGCTAAGCAAAGCCATTTCCACAGCGGCTGCCTGTGGAGTTAGTAAAAATGTCACTACTGCCGCTGTCATCACTACCAAGGCGTCTGAGCTGAGCCGCTCCGTGTCGGAGTGTGTGGACCCCACGATAGTCTTCCCCTTCCCTGTCAACAAAAGAAACGGTAGCAGCAGCAGATGTCCACCTGGTACAGTCCCCGCCTCTACTGCCCATTGTAGCGCCAAGGAAACTCAGAGCGACTCTG AAGATGAAGACGATGATGAAGAAGATGAGGacgaagatgaggaggagggcgAAGATGACTCGGACGGCGAAGAGATCGATGTGGTCACCGTGGAGAAGCGGCGCGGCTTGTCGCCCTTGGCCACCGGCACGGTCACCATCTCAGTACGGCCGAAGACGGGTGCCGCTTCCGGGGGCGTGGCCTCATCTGGGGTCATGAGCCGATTCGTTAGCAACCGGGGATCAGCGGGGTCAAACGGTTACGGTCAGGAGCTGATCCTGAAGCAGAGTTCGGTCCACCAGCAGCAGCACAACTACGCCGCTCCCTCGCCATACGCCTCTGACGATGATCACGCGCCCCCCTCCAAGAAACACAAGACCTCTGACGCTCCTCGCCAACCTTCCCGCACCCTCTCTTCATCGTCGTCGACCTTAACGTCATTTGGCTCCTTCACAATGGCAATGGCAGGATCCAAATGCAAACGCAACGCCAGCGGTGATAGCAGCCCGCGTGGTGGTTCCTCTGGTAACTCCGACTCCGAAGACTCTGAACGGCGGCGAAACCACAACATCCTGGAACGCCAACGGCGCAACGATCTCCGCTCCAGTTTCCTCACGCTCCGCGACCACGTACCCGAGCTGGCGAGGAACGAGAAGGCGGCTAAGGTGCTGATCTTGAAGAAGGCGGCAGAGTATGTGTCGTCACTGGAGGTGGACGAGCTGCGGCTGACGCAGGAGAAGGACAGGCTGCAGGCGCGGAGGCAACAGCTGATCAGGCGGTTGGAGCAGGCCAGGACTCGCTAA